Genomic segment of Glutamicibacter sp. JL.03c:
ATGCCGGAGGTCTTCGAGCACTGGTTCTCCCTGATGGGAACCAGCGCCAGCGAGCAACTGGATCTGCGCCCCTTGCCCATCGGCTACCGCACCTTTTTCCAGGGGCGGCAGGCACCGGTGGACGTGGGCACCGGCACCACGGTCCGCGAGCTGTTCGAGACCCTGGAACCCGGCAGCGCGCCGGCCCTGGACGAGTACCTGCGCACCGCGCGCGAAGGCTATGAACTGGCCCTCCAGCACTTCTTGTACGACGATTTCAGCTCGCCGGGATCACTGCTCAAGCCCGCGATCCTGCGCCGGCTCCCGCAGCTGGCGCCGCTGCTGGGATCGAGCTTGGAGAAGTACCTCGCGCGGCGCTTCCAGAGCACGGAACTGCGCCAGATCCTGGGCTATCCGGCCGTGTTCCTCGGGTCCAGCCCGGAGCGCACCCCGGCGCTGTACCAGCTGATGAGCCACCTGGATTTGGCCGACGGCGTCAAGTACCCGATGGGCGGGTTCGCCGCGCTGGCGGATGCCATGGCCGATCTGGCGGCGCAGCACGGGGCGGACATCAGATTGGGCGCCACGGCCACCGCCATCGAGACCAGCTCCCGGGGCCAGGCCGCGGTCACCGCGGTGGAATGGATCGATGCGCACGGCCAACGCCATCGGACCCCGGCCCAGCATGTCATCGCCGCGGCGGATGCGCAGCATCTTGATCGCCGGCTGCTCCCCGAACGCCTGCGAACCCATACGGCGCGCAGCTTCGCGCGCCGGGACCCGGGGCCCAGCGCGGTCCTGGTGTGCCTGGGCGTCACCGGGGAACTGCCGGAATTGCGGCACCACAACCTGCTGTTCACCGGTGATTGGGCCGATAATTTCGCGCGCATCCGCCAGGGGCGCGCCCTGCAGGGGGAAACCAGCATCTACGTGTGCAAGCCCAGCGCCACGGATCCCGGCGTCGCGCCGGAGGGCTGCGAGAACCTGTTCATCCTCGTCCCCGCCCCGGCCGCCCCTGAATGGGGCCATGGCGGTGCCGACGGCAGCGGGGAGAGCATGGTGGAGCAGGTGGCCGACGCGGCCATCGACCAGCTCGCCGCCTGGGCCGGGATCCCGGACCTGCGCGAGCGCATCGTGGTGCGCCAGAGCATCGGGCCCGCCGATTTCGAACAGCAGTACGGGGCCTACCGCGGCGGGGCCCTCGGGCTGGCCCACACGCTGGGCCAAAGCGCCATGCTGCGCCCGGGCAATCGCAGCACCAAGGTCTCGGGACTGCACTATGCCGGCAGCACCGTGCGCCCGGGCATCGGCGTGCCCATGTGCTTGATCAGCGGGGAGCTGGCGGCCAAGGCGGTGCTGGGCCTGGCCGGCCCGGGCCCGCTGGGCGAGCAGCCGCTGGCCGGCTCTGAAGGGAAGGCGGGGGCATGATCTACCTGGGCATCCTGCTTTTCCTACTGGCCTGCATGGCATTGCTCGATGCCCGGTTCACGCTCTTCGTCTTCGCTGCGCCGCTGCGGGCGCTGCTGTGCTTGGCCGCGGGCACCGGGTTCTTCGTGCTCTGGGATGTGATGGCCATCGAACGCGGGATTTTCGTGCACAAGGAATCCGGGCTGATGACCGGGATCATGGTGGGCGAGCAATTCCCACTGGAAGAGGTGTTCTTCCTGGTTTTCCTCTGCTATTGCTCGATGATCGCCGTGGCCGGCACGCACCGGCTCGGCGCCCGAAGTCCGCGCCCCGGCCGCGGCGGCCGCACCGATCCCAAGGAGCCGGGCAATGTTTCTTGAAATGAGCCTGTGGTTCCTCGCCGCGGCCAGCCTCGTGTTCCTGGCGGGCCTGCTGGCCAGCCGACGGCGGCTGCGCACCGTGGCGCGGCCCATGCTGCTGGCCATGGGCCTGATGCTGCTGCTCACCGCTCTCTTCGACAACCTGATGATTGCCGCGGGCCTGTTCGACTATGGAAGCCACGCGCTGTCCGGGGTCCGGGTGGGCTTGGCGCCGATCGAGGATTTCTTCTACGCCGCCTGCGCGGTGCTCCTGGTTCCGGGGCTCTGGTGGCTCACCGAGCCGCTGGAGCGCCGCCGCGCAGCCAGCCAGCGTTCTGCCAAGCCAACCGGAAGGACCCCGCAACCATGATTCGCGCCATTCTGGCCACCTCCCGGCCGGTGTCGTGGGTGAATACCGCCTATCCCTTCACCGCCGCCTATCTTCTGGCCGGCGGCGGGCTCGATGCGATGCTCATCGTGGGCAGCCTCTTTTTCTTGTTCCCCTACAACCTGGTGATGTACGGGGTCAATGACGTCTTCGACTACGAGTCCGATTTGCGCAACCCGCGCAAGGGCGGCATCGAAGGCGCGCTGCTGGCCCGGCAGAGCCATCGCATGATCCTGCTGGCCTGCCTGGTGCTGGCCGCACCGTTCCTGGCCGTGCTGGTGCTGGCCGGCGACCTGGCAGCCAATGCGGTGCTGGCGGGCTCGATGGCCGCCGTGCTGGCCTACAGCCTCCCGGTCCTGCGGTTCAAGGAGCGGGCCGTGCTGGATTCGCTGACCAGCGCCGTGCACTTTGTCTCCCCGGCGGTCTACGGGTGGATCCTGGCCGGTGCTCCCGTGCACCGGACCCAGTGGATGGTTTTCGGCGCGTTCCTGCTGTGGGGCGTGGCCAGCCATGCCTTGGGCGCGGTGCAGGACATCATCCCTGATCGCTCAGCGAAGCTCGGGTCCATCGCGGCATCCCTG
This window contains:
- the crtI gene encoding phytoene desaturase family protein, encoding MSGAPQDVVVIGAGFSGLASAGLLAARGCKVTLLEQHNHVGGRSGRLERGGFRFDTGPSWYLMPEVFEHWFSLMGTSASEQLDLRPLPIGYRTFFQGRQAPVDVGTGTTVRELFETLEPGSAPALDEYLRTAREGYELALQHFLYDDFSSPGSLLKPAILRRLPQLAPLLGSSLEKYLARRFQSTELRQILGYPAVFLGSSPERTPALYQLMSHLDLADGVKYPMGGFAALADAMADLAAQHGADIRLGATATAIETSSRGQAAVTAVEWIDAHGQRHRTPAQHVIAAADAQHLDRRLLPERLRTHTARSFARRDPGPSAVLVCLGVTGELPELRHHNLLFTGDWADNFARIRQGRALQGETSIYVCKPSATDPGVAPEGCENLFILVPAPAAPEWGHGGADGSGESMVEQVADAAIDQLAAWAGIPDLRERIVVRQSIGPADFEQQYGAYRGGALGLAHTLGQSAMLRPGNRSTKVSGLHYAGSTVRPGIGVPMCLISGELAAKAVLGLAGPGPLGEQPLAGSEGKAGA
- a CDS encoding lycopene cyclase domain-containing protein; the encoded protein is MIYLGILLFLLACMALLDARFTLFVFAAPLRALLCLAAGTGFFVLWDVMAIERGIFVHKESGLMTGIMVGEQFPLEEVFFLVFLCYCSMIAVAGTHRLGARSPRPGRGGRTDPKEPGNVS
- a CDS encoding lycopene cyclase domain-containing protein, which encodes MFLEMSLWFLAAASLVFLAGLLASRRRLRTVARPMLLAMGLMLLLTALFDNLMIAAGLFDYGSHALSGVRVGLAPIEDFFYAACAVLLVPGLWWLTEPLERRRAASQRSAKPTGRTPQP
- a CDS encoding prenyltransferase, whose protein sequence is MIRAILATSRPVSWVNTAYPFTAAYLLAGGGLDAMLIVGSLFFLFPYNLVMYGVNDVFDYESDLRNPRKGGIEGALLARQSHRMILLACLVLAAPFLAVLVLAGDLAANAVLAGSMAAVLAYSLPVLRFKERAVLDSLTSAVHFVSPAVYGWILAGAPVHRTQWMVFGAFLLWGVASHALGAVQDIIPDRSAKLGSIAASLGARPTVFLVLGAYVLAGAMIFFGVSGLPRLAGLLAVPYVLNVLPHVGVDDASSGTVNRAWKRFLWINYLCGFLLTMLLISTAVFTG